Genomic window (Mycolicibacterium smegmatis):
TACGTGTTGCAGATCAACGCCGATTCGCTCTACCGCGATTTCGGGGCCCTGGTCGACGTCAACAAGGCCATCGACAAAGAGGCCACGATCAAACCGTGAGGCGCGTCAGCGTTCGCCCGGCGGCAGGATCTGGAAACCCTTGATGATCGTCTCGGCGTCACGCTGATAGGCCGGATTGTCCGGATCGGTGGTCTGCACCGTGACCGCGGCGACGAACGTCTTGGTCTCGGTGTGCAGCACCGCGCCGACGACGATCGCCGGATGTGGTTCCAGACCGCCCATCTGGGGCATCTGGTAGTGGATGGTCTCGGCGGGCAGCCCGCACAGGGTGTGCTTTTCGGACGAGATGTTCGTCGCGCCCAGGCCCGTCTCGAGCGCCTCGCGCTGGTTCTCGAACACCAACTCCGGATCCTGTTCGCCCCGGGCGGTTTCCAGGGTCACCACCGCCGTCGGCGCGAACTCCTCGGTGCCCAGCGCGGGGTTGCTCATCGCGAACCGGATCAACTCCGAGTCGAGCATCGTGTTGCGGGTCCAGCCCTGCGGCTGGGGAATCCGGAGGATCGGCTCCCCGGCCGCCTGGGTGTCGATGTCGGTGAGCGGCGCGTCGACCTCTTCGCATTCCGCGGCGGAGGCACCGCTTGCGGCCCCGCCCGCCAGGTCGGGGCCGGCCACCGACCGACCGTCGACCACCCGGGTGCACGACGCCGTGAGCAGCGTGAGTGCGAACAGAACGGCTGCTGCTTTCGGAGCGGTCGTCACGACTGCACCTTCCTCACGAGAAGGGACCGGTGGTCAGTGCGCGAAATGCCTTGCGCCGGTGAGGTAGAGCGTGATGCCGGCAAGCTCGGCAGCGGCGGTCACCTCGGCGTCGCGCACCGATCCGCCGGGGTGCACGATGGCCTTGACGTCGGCCTCGGTGAGTACCTGCAGCCCGTCGGGGAACGGGAAGAACGCGTCGGACGCGGCGACGGCACCGGCCACACGGTCCCCGCCACGCTGCACCGCGAGCTTCGCGGCGTCGACGCGGTTCACCTGGCCCATGCCCACGCCCACCGTGGCGCCGTCGCGCGCGACGACGATCGCGTTGGACTTCACCGCGCGGCACGCGCGCCACGCGAACACGAGGTCCTCCAACGTCTTCGGGTCGGCCGGTTCACCGGTGGCCAGCGTCCAGTTGTTGGGGTCGTCACCGTCGGCGTCGAGCGCGTCGCGCTGCTGCAGGAGCAGACCGCCACTGATCTGGCGCACCTCGGTGCCGCCGATGGGCGGTTGTGAGGCCACCAGGATGCGGATGTTCTTCTTGCGGGCGAGCACCTCGACCGCGCCGGGTTCGTAGGCCGGCGCGATGATCACCTCGGTGAAGATCTCCGAAATGGTCTCGGCCATCTCGACACTCACCTCGGTGTTGGCCGCGATGACGCCACCGAACGCGCTCAGCGGGTCGCACTCGTGGGCCTTGCGGTGCGCGTCGGCCACCGATGTCGACGAGATCGCGATGCCACAGGGGTTGGCATGCTTGATGATCGCCACGCACGTCTGCTCGTGGTCGAACGCAGCGCGCCACGCCGCGTCGGCATCCGTGTAGTTGTTGTAGGACATCTCCTTGCCGTGCAACTGCTCGGCCTGCGCCAGACCGGGCCACGCCGCGTTGTCGCGGTACACCGCGGCCTTCTGGTGCGGGTTCTCGCCGTAGCGCAGCACCGCGGCGCGGTGCCACGTACCGGCGAACCACTGCGGCAGCGACGGTTCGACGGCTCCACCTTCGGCGGAGCCCTCCTCCGGCGACAGCGTCGAGCCCATCCAGCTCGCGACCGCGACGTCGTACTCGGCGGTGTGGCGGAACGCCACCGATGCCAACTTCTTTCGCTCGGCGAGCGTGAAGCCGCCGGCACGCACCGCGGCGAGCACGCCGTCGTAGCCCAGCGGGTCGACGACCACCGCGACGCTCGGGTGGTTCTTGGCCGCAGCGCGCACCATCGACGGTCCGCCGATGTCGATCTGCTCGACGCACTCGTCCACCGACGCCCCGGAGGCCACGGTCTCGCTGAACGGATAGAGGTTCACCACCACCAGTTCGAACGCCTCGACGTCGAGTTCCTTGAGCGCCGCGAGATGTTCGGGCTTGCGGGTGTCGGCGAGCAACCCTGCGTGAACGCGCGGGTGCAGCGTCTTGACCCGGCCGTCGAGCACCTCGGGGAAACCGGTGACCTGTTCCACCGGCGTCACCGGAACACCGGCGGCGGCAATGGTTTTCGCGGTCGAGCCGGTGGAGACGATCGCGACGCCGGCCTGGTGCAGGCCGCGCGCCAGATCGGCGAGACCGGTCTTGTCGTAGACACTGATCAGGGCCCGCCGGACCGGTTTC
Coding sequences:
- a CDS encoding LpqN/LpqT family lipoprotein, whose translation is MTTAPKAAAVLFALTLLTASCTRVVDGRSVAGPDLAGGAASGASAAECEEVDAPLTDIDTQAAGEPILRIPQPQGWTRNTMLDSELIRFAMSNPALGTEEFAPTAVVTLETARGEQDPELVFENQREALETGLGATNISSEKHTLCGLPAETIHYQMPQMGGLEPHPAIVVGAVLHTETKTFVAAVTVQTTDPDNPAYQRDAETIIKGFQILPPGER
- the purH gene encoding bifunctional phosphoribosylaminoimidazolecarboxamide formyltransferase/IMP cyclohydrolase codes for the protein MSDKKPVRRALISVYDKTGLADLARGLHQAGVAIVSTGSTAKTIAAAGVPVTPVEQVTGFPEVLDGRVKTLHPRVHAGLLADTRKPEHLAALKELDVEAFELVVVNLYPFSETVASGASVDECVEQIDIGGPSMVRAAAKNHPSVAVVVDPLGYDGVLAAVRAGGFTLAERKKLASVAFRHTAEYDVAVASWMGSTLSPEEGSAEGGAVEPSLPQWFAGTWHRAAVLRYGENPHQKAAVYRDNAAWPGLAQAEQLHGKEMSYNNYTDADAAWRAAFDHEQTCVAIIKHANPCGIAISSTSVADAHRKAHECDPLSAFGGVIAANTEVSVEMAETISEIFTEVIIAPAYEPGAVEVLARKKNIRILVASQPPIGGTEVRQISGGLLLQQRDALDADGDDPNNWTLATGEPADPKTLEDLVFAWRACRAVKSNAIVVARDGATVGVGMGQVNRVDAAKLAVQRGGDRVAGAVAASDAFFPFPDGLQVLTEADVKAIVHPGGSVRDAEVTAAAELAGITLYLTGARHFAH